The nucleotide sequence AACTCGGCCTCCGGGTACTTCTCGGTGTCCGCCGCGCCCTCGAACGCCACCATCGAGATCTTGTGGGTCATGATGTGGTCGGGGTGGGGGTAGCCGCCGTTCTCGTCGTAGGTGGTGATCACCTGCGGGCGGAACGCGCGGATCTTGCGGACCAGCTCGCCGGCCGCCTTGTCGACGTCCTCCAGGGCGAAGCAGCCCTCGGGCAGCGGGGGCAGCGGGTCGCCCTCGGGCAGGCCGGAGTCGACGAAGCCGAGCCACTCCTGCCCGACCCCGAGGATCTCGCGGGCCTCGTCCATCTCCTTCTTGCGCACCTCGTGGATGTTCTCCTCGATGTACGCGTCACCCTGCAGCTTGGGGTTGAGGATGGACCCGCGCTCTCCACCGGTGCAGGTCACCACCAGCACGTCCACCCCGTCGGACACGTACTTCGCCATGGTGGCCGCGCCCTTGCTCGACTCGTCGTCGGGGTGCGCGTGGACGGCCATCAGTCGCAGCTGGTCAGTCAAGACTCGTTCCTTGTAGGTCGGCGCCCCTCGGTCGGTGGGGCAGTCAACGGGTGCCGTGCCGGGGGCACGTCGTCCTTGGGGCGGCGGTCGGAGGGCGGGCGGCAGGCTTCTATAGTGACCGAATCGGGGGGCGAATAATTCCGCGGAGAGGACGATCATGGCTACGGCGAGCACGCGGCTGCCCGAGGGCCGCTACGGCCGCTCCTCGGACGAGCGTGCCGACCACCGGCTCAAGATCCTCGGCGCGGTGCTGGGCGCGGCCCTGATCGCGCTGGTCGGCTTCTTCGCCTACCACTACGTCGCCAAGAACGAGATCAGCGCCCAGGTCATCACCTTCCAGGCCACGGATCACACGGTGCGGGTGCATCTCGAGGTCCACCGGGACGCCGGCGTCGCGGGCTACTGCACCCTGCGCTCCCAGTCGGCCGAGGGGGCCGAGGTCGGCCGGGCCGACTTCCGCTTCACCGGTCCGGACACCCGGGTGGACAAGGTCGTCACGCTCCGTACGACGGCCAAGGGGACCACCGCCGAGCTGCTGGGCTGCCACGCAGGCTGAGGCTTCACCCGGAATGCGTACAGCGTGACCTGCGCTGATGTGATTCTGATGGCTTATGTCCTCCCCCTTTCGCCCCTGAATTGTTAGGCTCGTGGTTTCGCCCATCCAAGAGAGAACATGCTTCTGGGTAGGGCGATGCTTTGTATTCCCAGTACCGACGAGGAGCACCCTGTGACCCAGACCAGCGAGAACGTCACCTGGCTGACCCAGGAGGCGTACAACAAGCTCAGGGACGAGCTTGCGTACCTTACTGGTCCTGCGCGCACGGAGATCGCGGCCAAGATCGCCGCCGCGCGCGAGGAGGGCGACCTGCGCGAGAACGGCGGGTACCACGCGGCCAAGGAGGAGCAGGGCAAGCAGGAGCTGCGCGTGCGCCAGCTCACCCAGCTCCTGGAGAACGCCCAGGTGGGCGAGGCCCCGGTCTCCGACGACGGCACCGTCGCGCCGGGCATGGTCGTCACGATCGCCTTCGACGGTGACGAGGACGACACGATGACGTTCCTGCTCGCCTCCCGCGAGTACGCGAGCTCCGATGTCGAGACCTACTCGCCGCAGTCCCCGCTCGGCTCGGGCGTGATCGGCCACAAGGTCGGCGAGGACGCGGAGTACGAGCTGCCGAACGGCAAGAAGGCCACGGTGAAGATCCTGAAGGCCGAGCCGTACTCGGGCTGACCCGACACCTGTTCCGACCGGCCCCCGGCGCCTTCGAGGCTCCGGGGGCTTCGTCGTACCGGAGGGGCCGACGAGCGGCGCTCCTCAGGCGGTGGCCGAGCGGTACTTGCGGACCGCCAGGGTGCGGAAGACCACGATGATGAGCACCGAGTAGATCAGCGACGCCCACACCGGGTGCTGCATGGGCCACGCGGTCGACGTGGACCCGCCGGGGTTGGCGAACAGCACGCGGGCCGCCTCGACGGTGGCGCTGAACGGGTTCCAGTCCGCGATGTGCCGCAGCCACGGGGTCATGTTGCCGGTGTCCACAAACGCGTTGGACAGGAAGGTCACCGGGAAGAGCCAGACCAGGCCGCCGGAGGTGGCCGCCTCGGGGGTGCGCACGGACAGGCCGATGAGGGCGCCGATCCAGGTGAACGCGTACCCGAGCAGGAGCAGCAGGCCGAAGGCGGTGAGCACCCTGAGGGCGTCGGTGTCGCCGTCGGACCCCACCCGCCAGCCGACCAGCAGCGCCACCACGGCAAGGACGAGCAGGGTGAGCGCGGTCTGCACCAGGTCGGCGAGGGTACGGCCGGTCAGCACCGCGCCGCGTGCCATGGGCAGCGAGCGGAAGCGGTCCACCAGGCCCTTGTGCATGTCGTCGGCGATGCCCGCGCCGGAGCCCGCGGTGGCGAAGGTGACGGTCTGCGCGAAGATCCCGGCCATCAGGAAGTTCGTGTAGGCGGCGGCGCTGGTGCTGCCGCCGATCTTCATCGAGCCGCCGAAGACGTAGGTGAACAGAACGACGAACATGATCGGCTGGATGAGCCCGAAGATGACGACCTCGGGAATGCGGACCATGCGGATCAGGTTCCGCTGGGCCACGATCAGCGAGTCGCGGACGGCCCGGCTGAACGGGTTGGCGGGCGCCACGGCCCGCGCGCTGTCGCTGACGGCACTCACTTGACGGCCCCCTCGGTCTCGGTGGTGTTCCCGGCGTCCTTGGCGGCGTCCGGGCCGGCCTCGGCGGTGTGTCCGGTCAGGGAGAGGAACACGTCGTCGAGGGTGGGGCGGCGCAGCGCGATGTCGTCTATCTCGATACCCCGGGCGTCCAGCTCCCGGATGACCTCGGCGAGCAGCTTGGCGCCGCCGGTGACGGGGACGGTCAGCTTGCGGGTGTGCTCCTCGATCGTCGTCTCGCCCTTGCCGAGGGCGCGCAGCACCTCGGCGGTGCCCGCGATCCGGTCCCGCTCGTGCACCACGACCTCGACCCGCTCGCCGCCGGTGCGGGCCTTGAGCTGGTCGGAGGTGCCCTGGGCGATGACCCGGCCGTGGTCGACCACCGCGATGTCATGGGCCAGGTGGTCGGCCTCCTCCAGGTACTGCGTGGTGAGCAGCAGGGTGGTGCCGCCGGAGACGAGCTGCTTGATGACCTCCCACAACTGCTGGCGGTTGCGCGGGTCGAGGCCGGTCGTCGGCTCGTCCATGAACATCACGGGCGGCGAGACCACGAGCGCGGCCGCGAGGTCGAGCCTGCGGCGCATGCCGCCGGAGTAGGTCTTGGCGGGCCGGTCGGCGGCGTCGGCGAGATGGAACTGCTCCAGCAGCTCCGCCGCCCGCTCCTTCGCCGCCTTGCCCCGCATCTGGTAGAGCCTGCCGACCATCTGGAGGTTCTCCCGGCCGGTCAGATACTCGTCGACCGCCGCGAACTGGCCGGACAGGCCGATGGAGCGACGGACGGTGTCGGGATGCCTGAGCACGTCCACGCCCGCGACGACCGCCTTGCCGCTGTCGGGGCGCAGCAGGGTGGTCAGACAGCGCACGGTCGTGGTCTTGCCCGCGCCGTTCGGCCCGAGGAGCCCGAGGACCGTCCCCTCGGGCACATCGAGGTCGACGCCGTCCAGTGCCCTTACGTCCCCGAAGGTCTTCACCAGACCCTCGGCATAGATGGCGCCCGGCATGATGTCTCCACGTCGTCGGTGGTGCACGGAAAGGGCAGGCAGGCGGACCCGGCACCCACGGCGAACGAGCGGCGATCCGACTCCCGTGCGAAATACCGTAACGCGATGTATCGCGTCTCTCAACGGGTTTTCGCACACGTTCCCCGAACGAGTGACACGGGCGCCGGACCGCCGCGGTTCAGGCGCTCAGTCGATGATCATGTACCCCGACTCACGCAGCGCGGCGGTGACTTCGGCGCGGTGGGCGGGGCCCTGGGTCTCCAGGTGCAGCTCCACCTCGGCCTCGCTGAGGCCGATCCGCGGGTCGGTGCGGATGTGGCTGACGTCGAGCACGTTGGCGTCGGCCGCCGACAGCACGCCGAGCAGGGTGGCCAGCGCGCCGGGGCGGTCGGTCAGCCTCAGCCGGACCGCGAGGTAGCGGCTCTGCGCGGCCATGCCGTGCCGCAGCACCCGCTGGAGCAGCACCGGGTCGACGTTGCCGCCGGACAGCACCGCGACGACCGGCCCGGGGAAGCCGCC is from Streptomyces seoulensis and encodes:
- the mca gene encoding mycothiol conjugate amidase Mca produces the protein MTDQLRLMAVHAHPDDESSKGAATMAKYVSDGVDVLVVTCTGGERGSILNPKLQGDAYIEENIHEVRKKEMDEAREILGVGQEWLGFVDSGLPEGDPLPPLPEGCFALEDVDKAAGELVRKIRAFRPQVITTYDENGGYPHPDHIMTHKISMVAFEGAADTEKYPEAEFGPAFQPQKLYYNQGFNRPRTEALHNAMLDRGLESPYGDWLKRWSEFERVERTLTTHVPCAEFFEIRDKALIAHATQIDPDGGWFKVPMELQKQVWPTEEYELAKSLVDTSLPEDDLFAGIRDNA
- a CDS encoding DUF4307 domain-containing protein, producing the protein MATASTRLPEGRYGRSSDERADHRLKILGAVLGAALIALVGFFAYHYVAKNEISAQVITFQATDHTVRVHLEVHRDAGVAGYCTLRSQSAEGAEVGRADFRFTGPDTRVDKVVTLRTTAKGTTAELLGCHAG
- the greA gene encoding transcription elongation factor GreA; this encodes MTQTSENVTWLTQEAYNKLRDELAYLTGPARTEIAAKIAAAREEGDLRENGGYHAAKEEQGKQELRVRQLTQLLENAQVGEAPVSDDGTVAPGMVVTIAFDGDEDDTMTFLLASREYASSDVETYSPQSPLGSGVIGHKVGEDAEYELPNGKKATVKILKAEPYSG
- a CDS encoding ATP-binding cassette domain-containing protein, whose product is MPGAIYAEGLVKTFGDVRALDGVDLDVPEGTVLGLLGPNGAGKTTTVRCLTTLLRPDSGKAVVAGVDVLRHPDTVRRSIGLSGQFAAVDEYLTGRENLQMVGRLYQMRGKAAKERAAELLEQFHLADAADRPAKTYSGGMRRRLDLAAALVVSPPVMFMDEPTTGLDPRNRQQLWEVIKQLVSGGTTLLLTTQYLEEADHLAHDIAVVDHGRVIAQGTSDQLKARTGGERVEVVVHERDRIAGTAEVLRALGKGETTIEEHTRKLTVPVTGGAKLLAEVIRELDARGIEIDDIALRRPTLDDVFLSLTGHTAEAGPDAAKDAGNTTETEGAVK
- a CDS encoding ABC transporter permease, whose protein sequence is MSAVSDSARAVAPANPFSRAVRDSLIVAQRNLIRMVRIPEVVIFGLIQPIMFVVLFTYVFGGSMKIGGSTSAAAYTNFLMAGIFAQTVTFATAGSGAGIADDMHKGLVDRFRSLPMARGAVLTGRTLADLVQTALTLLVLAVVALLVGWRVGSDGDTDALRVLTAFGLLLLLGYAFTWIGALIGLSVRTPEAATSGGLVWLFPVTFLSNAFVDTGNMTPWLRHIADWNPFSATVEAARVLFANPGGSTSTAWPMQHPVWASLIYSVLIIVVFRTLAVRKYRSATA